The following proteins come from a genomic window of Chloroflexota bacterium:
- a CDS encoding DUF2283 domain-containing protein has product MDQQLNFMYDREADVLYVSKGHPEFTDYVELGNNLILRLDPVTKEIVGFTIIDFAGRFESRSPRLSVPLNVHFERAPRTRKSRVVAETKATYSVKPRSITSKRKQAIKK; this is encoded by the coding sequence ATGGATCAGCAACTCAATTTTATGTACGACCGTGAAGCGGATGTGTTGTACGTGTCCAAGGGGCATCCCGAATTCACTGACTATGTCGAGCTGGGTAATAATCTCATTCTGCGACTCGATCCTGTGACCAAGGAAATTGTCGGTTTCACGATTATTGATTTCGCAGGGCGTTTTGAATCCAGGTCGCCGCGTTTGAGTGTGCCACTGAACGTACATTTTGAACGCGCGCCTAGGACGCGCAAGTCGCGAGTAGTTGCTGAAACCAAAGCGACATATAGCGTGAAACCACGTTCAATCACCAGCAAACGAAAACAGGCGATTAAGAAATAG
- a CDS encoding molybdopterin-dependent oxidoreductase codes for MQIIFTINNETKSFDINSNDTLLRVLRANGYFGVKHGCENGECGACAVLVDGVPMNSCMVLAAQVQDKHITTIESVGEVAEQGWKHTEGLHPLQQAFIEVGAIQCGYCTPAMILAAKNLLEQTLTPTEDQVRDAMSGVLCRCTGYVKPVQAVMLAAERIRKGKGNEGNEGNEGMLLPPESFQPPNANFPDFPHFPGASTLTTMPQMIVTPAIPETHTVGKPEKKVDAVKLAQGKPAFTDDVEMRGMLYAKVLHSPVAHARIKRIDATQARALEGVHAVLTYQDIPRVVYSTAGQSDPIPGPLDSFSLDNKVRFVGDRVAFVAAETEEIAQRALELIEVEYDELPAVIDSRDAMKPDAPRLHDEPEYVNFFDVADPTKNIAAHIDIELGNVAEGFKQADHVFEDEYVVPKVQQAHIEPHVVVTYWDEDDRLVIRTSTQVPFHVRRILAPVLGLPPKRIRVIKPRIGGGFGGKQEVLIEDVAAHLTIATKRPVRFEYTREEEFIAARSRHPMRVRVKTGVMNDGKIIANEMYALSDTGAYGCHALTVTGNTGQKCLNLYNAPNIKFKAHVVYTNTPPSGAYRGYGVPQGFFPLEVHIEKIAHQLGFDPLEFRMKNFVRAGDELPMSKAWNEGRPPHPETIETCGLVECVERGARVIGWKGSEEIKGNKGIEGNWRVVPGKPYLRRGQGVACVMQGTAIPYLDMGGASIKINDDGSFNLLVGATDLGTGSDTVLAQLAAEILGCPLDDILVYSSDTDFTPFDKGAYASSTTYISGGAVVKAAEDVAQQIRVVAAKMLSEGKRNKGNEGTEGTRRTSPVPSQDLVLRDKKVIAPDGRFVTLADVALDSLHHKDQHQIMAVASYVSPKSPPPFAAQYAQVLVDIETGQITVEKLVMAVDSGVIVNPATASGQIEGGMTQALGYAVCEEMLYDRFGSSIVKELGDYKIFAADEMPELETIFVQTYEPSHPFGLKAVAEIPLDGVAPAVANAVHDAVGVWMHEIPMTPERVWKEMNQ; via the coding sequence ATGCAAATCATATTTACGATCAATAACGAAACAAAATCTTTCGACATCAATTCGAACGACACACTCTTGCGCGTTTTACGCGCGAACGGCTATTTCGGCGTCAAGCACGGGTGCGAAAACGGCGAATGCGGCGCGTGCGCGGTGCTCGTGGACGGCGTGCCGATGAATTCGTGTATGGTGCTTGCCGCGCAAGTGCAAGACAAGCACATCACGACGATTGAATCAGTTGGTGAGGTTGCCGAGCAAGGTTGGAAACATACCGAGGGATTGCATCCGCTTCAACAAGCGTTTATCGAGGTCGGCGCGATTCAGTGCGGCTATTGCACGCCCGCGATGATTCTCGCAGCGAAAAATTTGCTCGAGCAAACATTGACGCCGACCGAAGACCAAGTGCGCGATGCGATGAGCGGTGTGTTGTGCCGATGCACGGGGTATGTGAAACCGGTGCAAGCGGTGATGTTGGCGGCAGAAAGAATTCGGAAAGGAAAGGGAAATGAGGGAAATGAAGGAAATGAGGGAATGCTTTTACCGCCGGAAAGTTTTCAACCACCAAATGCCAATTTCCCTGATTTCCCTCATTTCCCTGGCGCTTCTACCCTCACAACCATGCCACAAATGATCGTCACTCCCGCCATTCCGGAAACTCACACCGTTGGAAAACCGGAGAAAAAAGTGGACGCGGTGAAATTGGCGCAGGGCAAGCCCGCGTTCACGGATGATGTTGAGATGCGCGGAATGTTGTACGCCAAAGTACTGCACTCGCCGGTCGCACACGCGCGCATCAAGCGTATTGACGCGACCCAGGCGCGCGCGCTCGAAGGCGTGCACGCGGTTCTGACGTACCAGGATATTCCGCGCGTCGTCTATTCGACCGCCGGGCAATCCGATCCAATCCCCGGTCCGCTCGATTCGTTTTCGCTCGACAACAAGGTGCGCTTTGTCGGCGATCGTGTCGCGTTCGTCGCAGCGGAGACGGAAGAGATTGCGCAACGTGCGCTCGAGCTGATCGAGGTCGAGTACGACGAATTGCCGGCGGTCATTGACTCGCGCGACGCGATGAAACCAGACGCGCCGCGGCTCCACGATGAACCCGAGTACGTGAATTTCTTCGACGTTGCCGATCCGACCAAAAACATCGCGGCGCACATTGACATCGAATTAGGCAATGTCGCGGAAGGATTCAAGCAAGCCGATCACGTTTTTGAAGACGAGTACGTCGTGCCCAAAGTTCAGCAGGCGCACATCGAGCCGCACGTCGTCGTCACGTACTGGGACGAGGATGATCGCCTCGTGATTCGCACCTCGACCCAGGTGCCGTTTCACGTTCGCCGCATTCTCGCGCCGGTGCTGGGTCTGCCGCCGAAACGGATACGTGTCATCAAGCCGCGCATTGGCGGCGGATTCGGCGGCAAGCAAGAAGTCCTGATCGAAGATGTTGCCGCGCATCTCACCATCGCGACCAAACGCCCGGTGCGATTCGAGTACACGCGCGAAGAAGAATTCATCGCCGCGCGCTCGCGCCACCCGATGCGTGTGCGAGTCAAAACGGGCGTGATGAATGATGGCAAAATCATCGCAAACGAAATGTACGCGTTGAGCGATACGGGCGCGTACGGCTGTCACGCGCTCACGGTCACCGGCAACACCGGGCAAAAATGTTTGAATCTGTACAACGCGCCAAACATCAAGTTCAAAGCGCACGTCGTGTACACGAACACGCCGCCGTCCGGCGCGTATCGCGGGTACGGCGTGCCGCAAGGATTTTTCCCGCTCGAAGTCCACATCGAAAAAATCGCGCATCAACTTGGATTCGATCCGCTTGAATTTCGGATGAAAAATTTCGTTCGAGCCGGCGACGAATTGCCGATGTCGAAAGCGTGGAATGAAGGTCGCCCGCCGCATCCAGAGACGATTGAGACGTGCGGGTTGGTGGAGTGTGTGGAACGCGGGGCGAGGGTGATTGGATGGAAGGGAAGTGAGGAAATAAAGGGAAATAAGGGAATTGAGGGAAATTGGCGCGTGGTGCCGGGCAAGCCGTATCTCCGTCGCGGGCAAGGCGTCGCGTGCGTGATGCAAGGCACGGCGATTCCGTACCTCGACATGGGCGGCGCGTCCATCAAGATTAATGACGATGGGTCGTTCAACTTACTCGTCGGCGCGACCGACCTGGGAACTGGGTCGGACACCGTGCTCGCGCAACTCGCGGCGGAAATCCTGGGTTGTCCGCTCGACGATATTCTCGTTTATTCGAGCGATACGGATTTTACGCCGTTCGACAAGGGCGCGTACGCGTCGTCCACGACGTACATCTCCGGCGGCGCGGTCGTGAAAGCGGCGGAGGATGTAGCGCAGCAGATTCGAGTCGTGGCGGCAAAGATGTTGAGTGAGGGAAAGCGAAACAAGGGCAATGAAGGAACTGAGGGAACTCGTCGCACGTCACCCGTCCCTTCGCAAGATTTGGTTTTGCGCGATAAAAAAGTGATCGCGCCCGATGGACGTTTTGTTACGCTCGCCGATGTCGCGCTCGATTCGTTGCATCACAAAGACCAACATCAGATCATGGCGGTTGCGTCGTACGTGTCACCCAAGTCGCCGCCGCCGTTTGCCGCGCAGTACGCGCAGGTGTTGGTGGACATCGAGACCGGACAAATCACAGTTGAGAAACTCGTGATGGCGGTAGATAGTGGCGTGATCGTCAATCCAGCCACTGCATCGGGGCAAATCGAAGGCGGCATGACCCAGGCGTTGGGGTATGCGGTGTGCGAGGAAATGTTGTATGATCGTTTTGGTAGTTCGATAGTTAAAGAGTTGGGCGATTACAAAATCTTCGCCGCCGATGAAATGCCAGAACTCGAAACCATTTTCGTCCAGACGTACGAACCATCGCATCCGTTCGGCTTGAAAGCCGTCGCCGAAATTCCGCTCGACGGCGTTGCGCCTGCGGTCGCGAATGCGGTACACGACGCGGTCGGCGTATGGATGCACGAAATTCCGATGACGCCGGAGCGCGTGTGGAAGGAAATGAACCAATGA
- a CDS encoding nucleotidyltransferase domain-containing protein produces the protein MNQFANASSRHPKQGNGKKARIPRREINAVVKRTAEKFDPERIILFGSYAYGKPHQYSDVDLLVVMKTKERPRTKQIEISRALSPHPFGMDILVRAPDQIQERIAMGDYFLREIVTEGKILYERHSRGMDSESRG, from the coding sequence ATGAACCAATTTGCCAACGCGTCGAGTCGTCACCCAAAACAAGGAAATGGAAAAAAGGCACGCATTCCGCGCCGCGAAATCAATGCCGTCGTCAAACGCACCGCGGAAAAATTCGACCCGGAGCGGATCATTCTGTTCGGGTCATACGCGTACGGCAAACCGCATCAGTACAGCGATGTGGACTTGTTAGTGGTAATGAAGACGAAGGAGCGTCCGCGCACCAAACAAATCGAAATCTCCCGCGCGCTTTCGCCCCATCCCTTCGGAATGGATATTCTGGTGCGCGCGCCCGACCAAATCCAAGAACGTATCGCGATGGGGGATTATTTCCTCCGCGAAATTGTGACCGAGGGGAAAATCCTGTATGAGCGACATTCTCGCGGAATGGATTCTGAAAGTCGAGGGTGA
- a CDS encoding HEPN domain-containing protein produces MSDILAEWILKVEGDFNSAQRELRARRAPNYDSACFHCQQCVENISKHSWYCERSNRRAFTI; encoded by the coding sequence ATGAGCGACATTCTCGCGGAATGGATTCTGAAAGTCGAGGGTGATTTCAATTCGGCTCAACGCGAACTGCGCGCGCGGCGCGCGCCCAATTACGATTCGGCATGTTTTCATTGCCAGCAGTGCGTGGAAAATATCTCAAAGCATTCTTGGTATTGCGAAAGATCGAACCGCCGCGCGTTCACAATTTGA
- a CDS encoding HEPN domain-containing protein produces MRKIEPPRVHNLIELLKLCLRQDESFELIRTDLEALNTYAVDIRYPGEFSTKDEARDAVNAMKQVREFVRGKLLKNR; encoded by the coding sequence TTGCGAAAGATCGAACCGCCGCGCGTTCACAATTTGATTGAACTCTTGAAATTGTGTCTCCGTCAAGATGAGTCGTTTGAATTGATTCGTACTGATCTCGAAGCGCTCAATACTTATGCCGTAGACATTCGTTACCCGGGCGAATTCTCGACGAAAGACGAAGCGCGCGATGCCGTGAACGCGATGAAACAGGTGCGCGAATTTGTGCGCGGCAAGCTGCTCAAGAATCGGTGA
- a CDS encoding Zn-dependent hydrolase, with protein MNNKLFSLRINSSRLRADFDALAQFGATGDGGVHRPTFSDAHLAARAWFRAQIEKAGLEFRADGAGNHSALFKGAIQSPTSNLQFPTSRTLLLGSHLDSVPNGGRFDGALGVCAALEVLRVIKENRVALTMNLEAIDFTDEEGTLVGFLGSTSTTGKLSPDALRNPRGGRANLEAGLARAGLTEPGLFTAARPRESFGGYLELHIEQGKRLIHAQKQIGIVTNIVGVESYRVKFIGRADHAGSTPMDERRDAAQGASAFALAAREILLRDFPHCVANVGKMEFAPGAFNIVPSSVVTWLEFRAPTAEEFARLDAALIARAKLEAERFGLQIEIEFIGKHAPTPMSERAQRAFADACDDLGLSRMTLISGAAHDGMHLADVCPVGMIFVPSVEGASHAPRELTEWDDCVNGANVLLHAALRFAAR; from the coding sequence GTGAACAACAAGCTCTTCTCTCTCCGCATCAACTCCTCGCGCCTCCGCGCCGATTTCGACGCGCTGGCGCAATTCGGCGCGACCGGCGACGGCGGCGTGCATCGCCCGACGTTCAGCGACGCGCATCTCGCGGCACGTGCCTGGTTTCGCGCACAGATCGAAAAAGCGGGGTTGGAGTTTCGCGCCGATGGCGCGGGTAATCATTCTGCACTTTTCAAAGGCGCGATACAATCTCCAACCTCCAATCTCCAATTTCCAACTTCCAGAACGTTGTTGCTCGGCTCGCATCTTGATTCAGTTCCCAATGGCGGACGGTTCGACGGCGCGCTGGGCGTGTGCGCCGCGCTCGAAGTTCTGCGCGTCATCAAGGAAAATCGCGTCGCGCTGACGATGAATCTCGAAGCGATAGACTTTACTGACGAAGAAGGCACGCTCGTCGGATTCCTGGGTAGCACGAGCACGACTGGCAAACTTTCACCTGATGCGTTACGCAATCCGCGCGGCGGACGCGCGAATCTCGAAGCCGGACTCGCGCGGGCGGGATTGACCGAGCCAGGTTTGTTCACTGCCGCGCGCCCACGCGAATCGTTCGGCGGCTATCTCGAACTGCACATCGAGCAGGGCAAGCGATTGATTCACGCGCAGAAGCAGATCGGCATCGTGACGAACATTGTCGGCGTGGAGTCGTACCGCGTGAAATTCATCGGACGTGCGGATCACGCCGGTTCGACGCCGATGGACGAACGACGCGACGCCGCGCAAGGCGCGAGCGCGTTCGCGCTTGCCGCGCGCGAAATCCTACTGCGCGATTTTCCGCATTGCGTCGCGAATGTCGGCAAAATGGAATTTGCGCCGGGCGCGTTCAACATCGTGCCGAGCAGTGTGGTCACTTGGTTGGAATTTCGCGCGCCGACCGCCGAAGAATTTGCGCGGCTCGATGCCGCGTTGATCGCGCGCGCGAAACTCGAAGCGGAACGATTCGGGTTGCAAATCGAAATCGAGTTTATCGGCAAACACGCGCCAACGCCGATGAGTGAACGCGCGCAACGCGCGTTCGCCGACGCGTGTGACGACCTGGGTTTGTCGCGCATGACGTTGATTTCCGGCGCGGCGCACGATGGAATGCACCTTGCGGACGTGTGTCCGGTCGGAATGATCTTCGTGCCGTCGGTGGAAGGAGCAAGCCACGCGCCGCGCGAATTGACCGAGTGGGACGACTGCGTCAACGGCGCGAACGTGTTGCTCCACGCGGCGTTGCGATTCGCCGCGCGGTGA
- the corA gene encoding magnesium/cobalt transporter CorA — protein MSITQINLETGAARPVMYDAPRPQASAEIVWLDVSAPTNDDLNWLARVYNFHPLALEDCRHFEQRAKVEAYDDYLFISIDAVARNNGDLVAQEMETFLGADYLVTVHREPVVVLDTMRARCVSDRRTGAYPADYFFYVIADQIVDGYFPLIDQIEDEIDDLEDNILDHATQASLHRIFALKRQLVELRKIIGPMRDAMDILADTRYETIDPRTALYFRDIYDHLVRIYDLIETSRDLLSNALDAYLSIVSNRLNDVMKRLTLFTTIFMPISFLVGFGGMNFDHMPFDNPIAFGAILALIVLFPIGMLIYYRRHGWL, from the coding sequence ATGTCCATTACTCAAATCAACTTGGAAACCGGCGCGGCGCGCCCTGTGATGTACGATGCGCCGCGTCCGCAAGCATCTGCGGAAATCGTGTGGCTCGACGTGAGCGCGCCAACTAACGACGATCTCAACTGGCTCGCGCGCGTGTACAACTTTCATCCGCTTGCGTTGGAAGACTGCCGCCATTTTGAACAGCGCGCCAAGGTGGAAGCATACGACGATTACTTGTTCATTTCGATTGACGCGGTGGCGCGCAACAATGGCGACTTGGTCGCGCAGGAGATGGAGACGTTCCTGGGCGCGGATTACTTGGTGACGGTGCATCGCGAACCGGTTGTCGTGCTCGACACGATGCGCGCGCGTTGTGTATCCGACCGTCGCACGGGCGCGTATCCCGCGGACTATTTTTTCTACGTCATCGCGGATCAAATCGTGGATGGATATTTTCCGCTAATTGATCAAATCGAAGATGAGATTGACGATCTCGAAGATAACATCCTCGACCACGCGACCCAGGCATCGCTGCATCGCATCTTTGCGCTCAAGCGCCAACTGGTCGAGTTGCGAAAAATTATCGGACCGATGCGCGACGCGATGGACATTCTCGCGGACACGCGTTACGAAACGATTGACCCGCGCACCGCACTCTACTTTCGCGATATTTACGATCACCTCGTCCGCATCTACGATCTCATCGAGACCTCGCGCGATTTACTTAGTAACGCGCTCGACGCGTACTTGTCCATCGTGTCGAATCGGCTCAACGACGTGATGAAACGCCTCACGCTCTTCACGACGATTTTCATGCCGATTTCATTTCTGGTCGGATTTGGTGGAATGAATTTCGACCACATGCCGTTCGATAATCCCATCGCGTTCGGCGCGATCCTCGCGTTGATCGTGCTCTTTCCAATCGGAATGTTGATTTATTATCGGCGGCATGGCTGGTTGTGA
- a CDS encoding P1 family peptidase translates to MFNAITDVEGIRVGHYTDAENATGCTVILCPPEGAIAGADVRGPAPATRETDLLRPGHLVERVNAILLTGGSAFGLDAAGGVMRFLEERQIGYATGVVPVPIVPAAAIFDLMIGNAHARPTVENAYRACLDANNGAVAEGRVGAGTGASVGHLRGVDFTSPGGVGTASQTICDNVVVGALAVVNTFGDVVDPRTGEIIAGTRNPANGGWLDSARALKSAAPRVTSSRAHTTLGVVATNAALTKEQANLVAMMAHDGYARALRPAHAMYDGDTVFVLSVGNLECDVTAVGHTASEVIAEAIVRAVNS, encoded by the coding sequence ATGTTTAACGCGATTACGGATGTCGAAGGAATCCGAGTTGGTCACTACACCGATGCCGAAAATGCGACCGGCTGTACCGTGATTCTGTGCCCGCCCGAAGGCGCGATCGCCGGTGCGGATGTGCGTGGTCCCGCGCCCGCGACGCGTGAAACGGATTTACTGCGTCCGGGTCATCTCGTCGAACGCGTCAACGCGATTTTGTTGACCGGCGGTAGCGCGTTCGGTCTCGATGCGGCGGGCGGCGTGATGCGTTTTCTCGAAGAAAGACAAATTGGATACGCGACCGGCGTTGTGCCGGTGCCGATTGTGCCCGCCGCCGCGATCTTCGATCTTATGATTGGCAACGCGCACGCGCGACCAACGGTGGAGAACGCGTATCGCGCGTGTCTCGATGCGAACAATGGCGCAGTCGCGGAGGGACGCGTCGGCGCGGGGACGGGCGCATCGGTCGGGCATCTGCGCGGCGTTGATTTCACGTCGCCCGGTGGCGTTGGCACGGCGAGCCAAACGATTTGCGATAATGTGGTCGTCGGTGCGCTCGCGGTCGTCAACACGTTCGGCGATGTGGTGGACCCGCGCACCGGCGAAATTATCGCGGGCACGCGCAATCCTGCCAATGGTGGGTGGCTGGATTCCGCGCGCGCGCTCAAAAGCGCTGCGCCGCGCGTAACCTCATCGCGCGCACACACGACGCTGGGTGTCGTCGCGACGAACGCGGCACTGACGAAAGAGCAGGCAAATCTCGTCGCGATGATGGCGCACGATGGTTACGCGCGCGCGCTGCGTCCCGCGCACGCCATGTACGATGGCGACACCGTTTTCGTATTGAGCGTGGGAAATCTGGAATGCGATGTCACGGCAGTCGGTCACACCGCGTCCGAAGTTATCGCCGAGGCGATTGTGCGCGCGGTCAACTCGTAA
- a CDS encoding SDR family oxidoreductase, with protein sequence MNLGLEGKIALVAGASKGLGKAVALGLAREGAHIAIISRDHARIETAAQSIRDATSAHVLAITADVTRIEDIQRAVDETVKKFGTIHILVTNAGGPPPAAFMALTDEQWQSAVNLTLMSAVRLSHAVVPLMQKQKWGRIIHLGSYSVKHPVDNLMLSNSIRAAVVGLGKTQAMELAKDGILVNSILPGWTVTERVEQLLQDRAARNQTSVRDEFAKIEKEIPLGRMGRSEELANVVVFLASECASYVNGVAFQVDGGATRTAF encoded by the coding sequence ATGAACCTGGGACTCGAAGGCAAAATCGCGCTCGTCGCCGGCGCGAGCAAGGGATTGGGCAAGGCGGTCGCGCTTGGGCTTGCGCGCGAAGGCGCACACATCGCGATCATTTCGCGCGATCACGCGCGCATCGAGACAGCGGCGCAAAGCATTCGCGACGCAACCAGCGCGCACGTGTTGGCAATCACGGCGGATGTGACGCGCATTGAGGACATCCAACGCGCGGTAGATGAGACGGTGAAAAAATTCGGCACGATTCACATTCTGGTCACGAATGCGGGCGGACCACCACCCGCCGCATTCATGGCGCTGACCGATGAACAGTGGCAAAGCGCGGTCAATCTCACATTGATGAGCGCGGTACGTTTGTCACACGCGGTCGTGCCCTTGATGCAAAAGCAAAAATGGGGGCGCATCATTCATCTCGGCTCGTACTCGGTCAAACACCCGGTTGACAATCTCATGTTGTCGAATTCGATTCGCGCGGCGGTCGTCGGGCTGGGCAAGACGCAAGCAATGGAACTCGCTAAAGATGGAATTCTCGTAAACAGCATTCTGCCCGGCTGGACTGTCACCGAGCGCGTCGAGCAATTGCTGCAAGATCGCGCGGCGCGCAATCAAACGAGCGTGCGCGATGAATTCGCAAAAATCGAAAAGGAAATTCCGCTGGGACGCATGGGCAGGTCCGAGGAATTGGCGAACGTCGTCGTATTTCTCGCGTCGGAATGCGCGTCGTACGTCAACGGCGTCGCGTTCCAAGTGGATGGCGGCGCAACGCGCACCGCGTTCTAA
- a CDS encoding class I SAM-dependent methyltransferase translates to MNIRQLFFEFQYRFSKPPWDSGITPPEVTGFVANHPTRGRALDLGCGTGTNAVYLARHGFQVVGVDFSTKAIATARAKARRANLAIDFHTADVTRLDFLREPFDYVLDIGCFHALDPARRDDYVAHLARLTRPGGVFMLYAFSPRPANEREHLLRLQNVGATPDEVRQRFARAFALERIEQGADRGERVSAWFWFKRQSSVNSKQ, encoded by the coding sequence ATGAATATCCGCCAACTCTTCTTTGAGTTTCAGTACCGCTTCTCCAAACCGCCCTGGGATTCCGGCATCACGCCACCCGAAGTCACCGGGTTCGTCGCCAATCACCCGACGCGTGGTCGCGCGCTTGACCTGGGTTGCGGCACCGGCACGAACGCGGTGTACCTCGCGCGCCACGGCTTTCAAGTCGTCGGCGTGGATTTCTCCACGAAGGCGATTGCGACTGCGCGCGCCAAAGCGCGGCGCGCGAACCTCGCGATTGATTTTCACACCGCCGATGTAACGCGACTCGATTTTTTGCGAGAACCGTTCGATTATGTGCTCGACATTGGTTGCTTTCACGCGCTCGACCCGGCGCGACGCGACGACTATGTCGCGCATCTCGCGCGGCTCACACGACCCGGCGGTGTGTTCATGCTTTACGCGTTCTCGCCGCGTCCGGCAAATGAACGCGAGCACTTGCTCCGGCTTCAGAATGTCGGCGCGACGCCGGACGAGGTTCGGCAACGCTTTGCGCGCGCGTTCGCGTTGGAGCGCATCGAACAAGGTGCGGATCGCGGCGAGCGGGTGAGCGCGTGGTTTTGGTTCAAAAGGCAGTCGTCAGTCAACAGTAAACAGTAA